The Arachis hypogaea cultivar Tifrunner chromosome 14, arahy.Tifrunner.gnm2.J5K5, whole genome shotgun sequence genome has a segment encoding these proteins:
- the LOC112742801 gene encoding uncharacterized protein, which translates to MLTAQSHQKSFTDQRRKFLEFDEGDHVFLRVTPTGVDRAIKTKKLNPRYIGPFQILKRIELVAYRISLALSNLHDIFHILQLWKYTSDANHVLELESVWLREDLTLQVTPVRIDDPSVKRLHGKKVNSSNEKLLGFAQLSMGNGGIYVNWKVHSVGGICTPCLSEQN; encoded by the exons ATGCTTACTGCTCAAAGCCACCAAAAAAGTTTCACCGATCAGAGACGGAAATTTTTAGAATTCGATGAAGGAGATCATGTATTCCTAAGAGTTACTCCAACAGGAGTGGATAGAGCGATCAAAACAAAGAAGCTGAATCCTCGTTATATCGGTCCGTTTCAAATTCTAAAGAGAATTGAGCTGGTGGCATATCGGATATCTCTAGCGCTTTCGAACTTGCACGACATATTTCACATTTTACAGCTTTGGAAGTACACTTCAGATGCCAACCATGTTTTAGAACTTGAATCAGTTTGGCTGAGAGAGGATTTAACGCTTCAAGTGACgccggtcagaattgatgatccCAGTGTTAAGCGACTGCACGGAAAAAAG gtgaactctagcaACGAGAAATTATTGGGTTTTGCCCAATTATCCATGGGAAATG GTGGTATATATGTGAATTGGAAGGTGCATTCTGTTGGGGGCATTTGCACGCCTTGTTTGAGCGaacaaaattag